One window from the genome of Malus domestica chromosome 01, GDT2T_hap1 encodes:
- the LOC103448553 gene encoding uncharacterized protein At5g65660-like yields MESPDFSPPHVDASRPSLGFPLGTALLLIIIFSLSGIFSCCYHWDKLRSLRRSFNQDADPEADVEPPSPAKSKPAHMDLKQKQRQSLPVIMAGDQIPKFMALPCPREPPRDDKIAVKVQKQPKPPRFPVPLY; encoded by the exons ATGGAGAGCCCGGATTTTTCACCACCCCACGTGGATGCATCACGGCCGTCCTTGGGCTTCCCTCTTGGCACGGCTCTCCTCTTGATCATCATATTTAGCCTCAGTGGAATCTTCTCGTGCTGCTACCACTGGGACAAGCTCAGATCACTCCGTagatctttcaaccaagacgCTGACCCCGAGGCCGACGTCGAACCGCCATCTCCCGCCAAATCTAAACCTGCCCACATG GATTTGAAGCAGAAGCAGAGGCAAAGCTTGCCAGTGATAATGGCAGGGGACCAGATTCCAAAGTTTATGGCATTGCCATGTCCTCGAGAACCTCCGAGAGATGACAAGATTGCAGTGAAGGTGCAGAAGCAGCCCAAGCCACCTCGATTTCCTGTGCCTCTGTATTAG